A genomic segment from Synergistaceae bacterium encodes:
- the glgP gene encoding alpha-glucan family phosphorylase, with protein sequence MIQRLHRSDLGNSLRTLMENDPAFRPVAYFSMEVGLKESIPTYSGGLGVLAGDILKSAADLGVPMAGVTLLYRKGYFVQEFNQDDWQKEKPVVWDPSKELTLLPNRISITIQGREIQVGVWVYECIGATGYPLPIYFLDTDFEPNHPDDRKLCWYLYGGDNRYRLCQEFILGVGGLRMLRALGYMNIDTFHLNEGHAGFLTLELMRELGYYDPDRIREQVVFTTHTPVPAGHDYFEFGLIDQVFPDDALATIRRMMPNMPGVSMTELGLRYSRYVNGVAKKHAEVSNAMFNMETVDWITNGIHPTTWISSGVRKLYNKHIPGWELDPGRLVQALTIPKEELWAAHQASKMRLFARVLETNGVQLDPNKLTLGFARRAATYKRADLLLTDVARLKKIAGGKVQFIFAGKSHPHDDGGKKLLQKIRKAGREFGEDIPIIFIDNYNMEIASLLTQGVDVWLNTPMRPREASGTSGMKCAMNGIMNFSVLDGWWIEGWIEDVTGWSIGPEPTETQADAHYDENLDAIDLYEKLEKKVIPTYYNNHDKWVDMMRHTIALDASFFNTHRVVREYAAKAYSIDFRGM encoded by the coding sequence ATGATACAAAGACTACACAGAAGCGATCTCGGAAATTCTCTCCGCACGCTGATGGAAAATGATCCCGCCTTCCGACCTGTAGCCTACTTCTCAATGGAAGTCGGACTAAAAGAGTCGATTCCTACTTATTCCGGAGGACTTGGCGTCTTAGCGGGCGATATTCTCAAGAGTGCCGCTGATCTCGGAGTCCCTATGGCCGGAGTAACGCTCTTATATCGCAAAGGTTATTTTGTTCAAGAATTTAATCAGGACGATTGGCAGAAAGAAAAGCCCGTTGTCTGGGATCCATCGAAAGAATTGACTCTATTACCTAACAGAATATCTATAACGATTCAAGGTCGTGAAATTCAAGTTGGTGTCTGGGTCTATGAGTGCATCGGCGCGACTGGTTATCCGTTACCGATTTATTTCCTTGATACAGATTTCGAGCCTAACCACCCGGATGACAGAAAACTTTGCTGGTATCTCTACGGCGGCGACAATCGTTATAGACTCTGCCAAGAATTTATTTTAGGTGTCGGAGGCTTGAGAATGCTCCGTGCACTTGGCTATATGAATATTGACACGTTCCACCTTAATGAAGGCCACGCAGGATTCTTAACTCTCGAATTAATGCGCGAACTTGGTTATTATGATCCCGACAGAATTCGCGAACAGGTTGTATTTACGACTCATACTCCCGTACCTGCAGGACATGATTATTTCGAGTTTGGATTAATTGATCAGGTCTTCCCCGATGACGCACTCGCAACTATTAGACGCATGATGCCGAATATGCCCGGTGTATCAATGACTGAATTGGGCTTGCGTTACAGCCGTTACGTAAACGGAGTCGCGAAGAAGCACGCAGAAGTAAGTAATGCAATGTTCAATATGGAAACTGTAGACTGGATAACTAACGGCATTCACCCTACAACATGGATAAGTTCAGGAGTCCGCAAACTTTATAATAAGCACATACCCGGTTGGGAATTAGATCCGGGCAGACTCGTTCAGGCTCTGACGATTCCAAAAGAAGAATTATGGGCAGCACATCAGGCTTCAAAGATGAGATTATTTGCAAGAGTCTTAGAGACAAACGGCGTACAGTTAGACCCGAATAAATTGACTCTGGGCTTTGCAAGACGTGCAGCAACATACAAGCGCGCTGATTTATTATTAACTGATGTAGCGAGACTCAAGAAAATTGCAGGCGGTAAAGTACAATTTATTTTCGCGGGCAAATCTCACCCCCACGATGACGGCGGCAAAAAATTATTGCAGAAAATTCGCAAGGCCGGACGTGAATTCGGCGAAGATATTCCAATTATATTTATTGATAATTACAATATGGAAATTGCGTCGCTTTTGACTCAAGGCGTTGACGTTTGGCTCAATACTCCCATGAGACCCAGAGAAGCAAGCGGCACAAGCGGAATGAAATGCGCAATGAACGGCATTATGAATTTCTCAGTGCTTGACGGTTGGTGGATTGAAGGTTGGATCGAAGACGTTACAGGCTGGTCAATCGGCCCGGAACCTACGGAGACTCAGGCAGACGCGCATTATGATGAAAATCTTGACGCAATAGATCTCTACGAAAAATTAGAGAAAAAAGTTATCCCCACGTACTACAATAATCATGACAAGTGGGTTGATATGATGAGGCATACTATCGCCCTTGACGCAAGTTTCTTCAACACACACAGAGTCGTCAGAGAGTATGCAGCAAAAGCGTATTCTATCGACTTCAGGGGCATGTAA